One part of the Humulus lupulus chromosome 9, drHumLupu1.1, whole genome shotgun sequence genome encodes these proteins:
- the LOC133801413 gene encoding aspartic proteinase PCS1-like — MRDFFLSLTFSIVWFVTQTEVCSSSSTKNITIPPLLLALPLKTQQIPSGSFPRSPNKLPFRHNVSLTVSLTVGSPPQNVTMVIDTGSELSWLNCNKTEKFPLTFDPTRSSSYSPVQCSSPTCTNQTQDFTIPASCDSRNLCHATLSYADFSSSEGNLAADTFRIGSSDIPGLVFGCMASSFSSNSDEDSKNTGLMGMNRGSLSFVSQMAFPKFSYCISGSDFSGLLLLGDTSNFSWISPLNYTPLVKISTPLPYFDRVAYTVQLIGIKVSGKPLQIPKSVFEPDHTGAGQTMVDSGTQFTFLLGPAYSALREAFLKETTGVLRVLEDSNYVFQGAMDLCFRVPLGDPKLPRLPTVSLVFEGAEMSVSGQSLLYRVPGEVRGNDSVHCFTFGNSDLLGVEAYLIGHHHQQNMWMEFDLEKSRIGLAQTQCDMAFQRMGLSA; from the coding sequence ATGAGAGACTTCTTTCTCAGTTTGACCTTTTCCATTGTTTGGTTCGTAACCCAAACAGAGGTTTGCTCCTCAAGCTCGACGAAGAACATTACcattcctcctcttcttcttgctTTGCCTCTCAAAACTCAACAAATCCCATCTGGGTCTTTCCCCAGATCACCCAATAAGCTTCCTTTTCGTCACAATGTCAGCTTGACTGTTTCTCTTACCGTGGGCTCGCCTCCACAGAATGTTACCATGGTTATCGACACAGGGAGTGAGCTCTCTTGGCTCAACTGTAACAAAACAGAGAAGTTCCCATTGACTTTCGACCCGACCCGGTCGTCTTCTTACTCTCCGGTTCAATGTTCTTCGCCTACTTGTACGAACCAGACACAAGACTTCACCATCCCAGCCTCGTGTGATTCCCGAAACCTCTGCCACGCCACACTTTCCTACGCCGACTTCTCCTCCTCCGAAGGAAACCTCGCCGCCGATACTTTCCGTATCGGGTCCTCCGATATACCGGGTTTGGTTTTCGGGTGCATGGCTTCGAGCTTCAGCTCCAACTCCGACGAGGACTCGAAGAACACTGGGTTAATGGGTATGAACCGCGGCTCTCTTTCCTTCGTTTCCCAAATGGCTTTCCCCAAATTCTCGTACTGCATCTCGGGTTCTGATTTCTCGGGTCTGTTGCTTCTCGGCGACACGTCCAATTTCTCGTGGATATCTCCGTTAAATTACACACCTCTCGTCAAAATCTCAACCCCGCTACCGTACTTCGACCGGGTCGCTTACACCGTCCAGTTGATCGGGATCAAAGTCTCGGGTAAACCCTTACAGATACCGAAATCCGTTTTCGAACCCGATCATACCGGGGCGGGTCAAACCATGGTTGACTCGGGCACACAGTTCACGTTCCTACTCGGCCCGGCGTACTCTGCTCTGAGAGAAGCGTTTCTGAAGGAAACGACAGGCGTTTTGAGAGTCTTGGAAGATTCAAATTACGTGTTCCAAGGAGCCATGGATTTGTGTTTCCGGGTCCCACTCGGTGACCCGAAACTGCCCCGGTTACCGACTGTGAGCTTGGTTTTTGAAGGGGCAGAGATGAGCGTGTCGGGTCAGAGCTTGCTGTATCGGGTTCCGGGCGAAGTGAGGGGGAATGATTCGGTGCATTGCTTCACATTTGGGAACTCTGACCTGTTAGGTGTGGAAGCGTATCTGATTGGTCATCACCATCAGCAGAACATGTGGATGGAGTTTGATCTTGAGAAATCAAGGATCGGATTGGCCCAGACTCAATGTGATATGGCCTTCCAGAGAATGGGTTTGAGCGCGTAG